Proteins from a genomic interval of Thunnus thynnus chromosome 5, fThuThy2.1, whole genome shotgun sequence:
- the endouc gene encoding uridylate-specific endoribonuclease C: MHVSSLLLCELQEWKLLRSTMASRFCGVLVLLAVFLSGLNASRPAVNQELSNIFNELWRLDVNRMKPGIDYTLSVQGRAGYVSQGSNVARDQASQPLFSNVNENKLKTTTTISRFMKLLDNYERSTGVTERVTTEELLEISLFLDAVLQTEVMKRAHRYLVSKGQSSSNLRQFKNQLQLIWFNLYHRQRNTGLDSSGFEHVFVGETKSGTEIVGFHNWIQFYLQEKKRHLDYKGYKARDHDLPDQDDHVLNLQFSWHSVVKPVGSAFIGTSPEFEMALFTIVFLINTERSTTVLVNIDQCQMELVVIRHGRSLGTAYPRLLSSNSRHVRQHSQ, from the exons GTTCTGTGGAGTCCTCGTCCTGCTTGCAGTGTTCCTCAGTGGACTGAATGCCTCAAG ACCCGCTGTAAACCAGGAACTGTCCAATATTTTCAATGAGCTGTGGAGGCTGGATGTGAACCGCATGAAGCCTGGGATAGATTACACACTCTCTGTTCAG GGTAGAGCTGGTTATGTGAGCCAGGGCAGTAATGTAGCTCGGGATCAAGCATCACAGCCTCTCTTCTCTAATGTTAATGAGAACAAACTGaagaccaccaccaccatctccC GCTTCATGAAACTCCTGGACAACTATGAGCGATCCACAGGCGTGACGGAGCGAGTCACAacagaggagctgctggagaTTAGTCTCTTCCTGGATGCTGTCTTACAGACAGAAGTCATGAAG CGAGCTCACAGGTACCTGGTGAGCAAAGGACAGTCGAGCTCCAACTTGCGGCAGTTTAAGAATCAGTTGCAGTTGATCTGGTTCAACCTCtaccacagacagagaaacaccGG CCTGGACTCAAGTGGATTTGAGCACGTCTTTGTTGGAGAGACGAAATCTGGAACAGAAATTGTTGGTTTTCACAACTGGATCCAGTTCTacctgcaagaaaaaaaacgcCATTTGGACTACAAAGGATACAAGGCCAGAGACCACGACTTA CCGGATCAAGACGACCATGTTCTGAACCTGCAGTTCAGTTGGCACAGTGTGGTGAAGCCCGTCGGCAGCGCCTTCATTGGCACCAGCCCGGAGTTCGAGATGGCCCTCTTCACCATCGTCTTCCTCATAAACACTGAGAGAAGCACCACAGTGCTGGTCAACATCGACCAGTGTCAGATGGAGCTGGTGGTCATCCGACACGGACGCTCCCTCGGGACAGCGTACCCCAGACTGCTGAGCAGCAACAGCCGACACGTTAGACAGCACTCACAGTGA